From the genome of Helicoverpa zea isolate HzStark_Cry1AcR chromosome 1, ilHelZeax1.1, whole genome shotgun sequence, one region includes:
- the LOC124641934 gene encoding proteasome subunit beta type-2-like gives MMPNSSLYFQCLMGMQCKDFAIIAADQTNTQSIIVMKHDENKLYHMSNDLVMGAIGDPGDRVQFAQFVAKNVQLYKMRNGYQLTAAAAVHFTRKTLMEALKGGNPSMVNLLLAGYDEIEGGQLYSVDFLASSVRVPFGVHGFGGLLSLGIIDRNHKPELKEFEAYEIIKQCVHEVHTRLFVSLPNFLVKVINKDGIKDMPIITPATYILKP, from the exons ATGATGCCTAATTCCAGTCTTTATTTCCAATGTCTGATGGGCATGCAATGTAAGGACTTTGCCATAATAGCCGCCGATCAGACGAACACACAGAGCATTATCGTCATGAAACATG ACGAGAACAAACTGTACCACATGTCGAATGACCTGGTGATGGGCGCCATCGGAGACCCTGGAGACAGGGTGCAGTTCGCCCAGTTCGTCGCCAAGAATGTGCAGCTGTATAAGATGAGGAATGGATACCAGTTGACTGCTGCAGCCGCCGTGCATTTTACTAGGAAGACGCTGATGGAAGCTTTGAAAGGAGGG AACCCATCGATGGTGAACCTGCTGTTAGCCGGTTATGACGAGATAGAAGGTGGACAGCTGTACTCGGTGGACTTCTTAGCGTCCAGTGTGAGGGTACCCTTCGGAGTCCACGGCTTCGGTGGTCTACTCAGCCTCGGTATAATAGACAGAAACCATAAGCCTG AGCTAAAAGAGTTCGAAGCCTACGAGATAATAAAGCAGTGCGTTCACGAGGTCCACACGAGACTGTTCGTGAGCCTGCCCAACTTCCTCGTGAAGGTGATCAACAAGGACGGCATCAAAGACATGCCCATCATCACTCCAGCCACCTACATACTGAAGCCTTAA
- the LOC124642021 gene encoding uncharacterized protein LOC124642021: MFIYITYKDAPELSSLRARSSEAMDSSVEKTLLVNPNCPVRIMLEYIRKKCRLGKFTQFDLCDEGGVLKGLFSLQTYAYATDQFEHKSTYYVIVLKIEPDRRYSVLPQLNHENRIYFDLKMRVKKYLMTADLSSSFLNSAPKTSTIATPTLTNKTAATTPVKTGRKK; encoded by the exons ATGTTTATCTACATCACATACAAAGATGCGCCTGAGCTATCGTCGCTGCGGGCACGATCCAGCGAAGCCATGGACTCTTCAGTCGAGAAGACGTTATTGGTGAACCCTAACTGTCCTGTCAGGATCATGTTGGAGTATATCAG GAAGAAGTGCCGTCTAGGCAAGTTCACACAGTTTGACCTATGCGATGAAGGTGGAGTACTGAAGGGATTATTCAGTCTCCAGACGTATGCGTACGCGACGGATCAGTTTGAGCATAAAAGTACTTATTATGTCATCGTTTTAAAGATT gAACCAGACAGGCGTTACTCAGTGCTGCCTCAATTGAACCACGAGAACCGTATCTACTTCGACCTCAAAATGAGGGTGAAGAAGTACCTGATGACTGCCGATTTGAGCTCTTCCTTCCTGAACAGCGCACCCAAGACTTCTACGATAGCGACCCCTACCCTGACCAACAAGACTGCTGCCACCACGCCTGTCAAAACTGGTAGGAAGAAGTGA